One Ficedula albicollis isolate OC2 chromosome 26, FicAlb1.5, whole genome shotgun sequence DNA segment encodes these proteins:
- the LAD1 gene encoding ladinin-1 isoform X2, translating to MSFSRRNWSDLSSLARQRTLEDEEEQQRERRRRHRNLLSSTSTDEEPASPAKDTSPAKDTSPASSRPPSLVKPQSPEDGEERKLSEVLKTQEGRRTRCLPAVSEKLRQEKEQKEPGVGESCLEGGPQPCGRQESSRAAERAQEAARGRGDPPGDESLEPAPGRKALLRARLQDKDQGAGTPRGEQRKEAKEPPEVGSCRLREVKILTRVGNRSTGEKSSAVTSSPEQQPSRNPSKQVIQLSPPQDEPAEEPDPSPTHVTFSSSIRRASPRTVSFRIISRKQKESQSPLIRSASLRIPGSNSTIGEKLEKYNSAVQRSEGVKSSVPVQKSRLLSSEGVASKRNFFEGSAPGKAEPAALRKDNLKIPGSVTSRINLWISRAQEPAKEENSKEIRRINSLAKREIWIKQPGDTSGDTKLQ from the exons ATGTCCTTCAGCAGAAGGAACTGGTCCGATCTCTCCAG CCTGGCCAGGCAGAGGACCctggaggatgaggaagagcagcaaagagAGCGCCGGCGAAGGCACCGGAACCTGCTGTCCTCCACGTCCACGGATGAGGaacctgccagccctgccaaagACACCAGCCCTGCCAAAGACACCAGCCCAGCTTCCAGCAG ACCTCCATCCCTGGTGAAGCCACAGTCTCCGGAGGATGGGGAGGAGCGAAAGCTCTCGGAGGTGCTGAAGACACAAGAAGGGAGAAGGACGAGGTGcctcccagctgtgtctgaaaagctgaggcaggagaaggagcagaaggagcCAGGGGTGGGAGAAAGCTGCCTGGAGGGAGGGCCACAGCCCtgtgggaggcaggagagcagccgGGCTGCGGAGCGGGCGCAGGAGGCGGCCAGGGGCAGAGGGGACCCGCCAGGGGACGAGAGCCTGGAGCCAGCCCCTGGGAGGAAGGCGCTGCTGAGGGCACGGCTGCAGGACAAAGACCAAGGAGCGGGGACTCCCCGgggggagcagaggaaggaggcGAAGGAGCCGCCAGAGGTGGGGAGCTGCCGGCTCCGGGAGGTGAAGATCCTCACCAGGGTGGGAAACCGCAGCACGGGAGAGAAAAGCTCAGCGGTGACCTCgtctccagagcagcag CCATCCAGGAACCCCTCAAAGCAGGTAatccagctgtcccctccccaggatGAACCTGCAGAAGAGCCAGACCCTTCTCCAACTCACGTCaccttcagcagctccatccGACGGGCCAGCCCAAGGACCGTGTCCTTTCGG ATCATCTccaggaagcagaaagaaagcCAAAGCCCTCTGATAAGGAG TGCAAGCCTGAGGATCCCAGGCAGCAATAGCACCATTGGGGAGAAGCTGGAAAAGTACAACTCGGCTGTGCAG CGCTCGGAGGGGGTGAAATCCTCCGTGCCTGTGCAGAAGAGTCGCCTGCTCTCCTCGGAAGGGGTGGCGAGCAAGCGCAACTTCTTCGAGGGCAGCGCTCCCGGCAAGGCGGAGCCGGCGGCGCTCAGGAAG GACAACCTGAAGATCCCAGGATCGGTGACATCCCGCATTAATCTGTGGATCAGCCGAGCTCAGGAGCCTGCcaaggaggaaaacagcaag GAAATCCGGAGAATCAACAGCCTGGCAAAGCGAGAGATCTGGATAAAGCAGCCTGGAGACACCTCTGGAGACACCAAG ttgcAGTAA
- the LAD1 gene encoding ladinin-1 isoform X1 — translation MSFSRRNWSDLSSLARQRTLEDEEEQQRERRRRHRNLLSSTSTDEEPASPAKDTSPAKDTSPASSRPPSLVKPQSPEDGEERKLSEVLKTQEGRRTRCLPAVSEKLRQEKEQKEPGVGESCLEGGPQPCGRQESSRAAERAQEAARGRGDPPGDESLEPAPGRKALLRARLQDKDQGAGTPRGEQRKEAKEPPEVGSCRLREVKILTRVGNRSTGEKSSAVTSSPEQQQPSRNPSKQVIQLSPPQDEPAEEPDPSPTHVTFSSSIRRASPRTVSFRIISRKQKESQSPLIRSASLRIPGSNSTIGEKLEKYNSAVQRSEGVKSSVPVQKSRLLSSEGVASKRNFFEGSAPGKAEPAALRKDNLKIPGSVTSRINLWISRAQEPAKEENSKEIRRINSLAKREIWIKQPGDTSGDTKLQ, via the exons ATGTCCTTCAGCAGAAGGAACTGGTCCGATCTCTCCAG CCTGGCCAGGCAGAGGACCctggaggatgaggaagagcagcaaagagAGCGCCGGCGAAGGCACCGGAACCTGCTGTCCTCCACGTCCACGGATGAGGaacctgccagccctgccaaagACACCAGCCCTGCCAAAGACACCAGCCCAGCTTCCAGCAG ACCTCCATCCCTGGTGAAGCCACAGTCTCCGGAGGATGGGGAGGAGCGAAAGCTCTCGGAGGTGCTGAAGACACAAGAAGGGAGAAGGACGAGGTGcctcccagctgtgtctgaaaagctgaggcaggagaaggagcagaaggagcCAGGGGTGGGAGAAAGCTGCCTGGAGGGAGGGCCACAGCCCtgtgggaggcaggagagcagccgGGCTGCGGAGCGGGCGCAGGAGGCGGCCAGGGGCAGAGGGGACCCGCCAGGGGACGAGAGCCTGGAGCCAGCCCCTGGGAGGAAGGCGCTGCTGAGGGCACGGCTGCAGGACAAAGACCAAGGAGCGGGGACTCCCCGgggggagcagaggaaggaggcGAAGGAGCCGCCAGAGGTGGGGAGCTGCCGGCTCCGGGAGGTGAAGATCCTCACCAGGGTGGGAAACCGCAGCACGGGAGAGAAAAGCTCAGCGGTGACCTCgtctccagagcagcag CAGCCATCCAGGAACCCCTCAAAGCAGGTAatccagctgtcccctccccaggatGAACCTGCAGAAGAGCCAGACCCTTCTCCAACTCACGTCaccttcagcagctccatccGACGGGCCAGCCCAAGGACCGTGTCCTTTCGG ATCATCTccaggaagcagaaagaaagcCAAAGCCCTCTGATAAGGAG TGCAAGCCTGAGGATCCCAGGCAGCAATAGCACCATTGGGGAGAAGCTGGAAAAGTACAACTCGGCTGTGCAG CGCTCGGAGGGGGTGAAATCCTCCGTGCCTGTGCAGAAGAGTCGCCTGCTCTCCTCGGAAGGGGTGGCGAGCAAGCGCAACTTCTTCGAGGGCAGCGCTCCCGGCAAGGCGGAGCCGGCGGCGCTCAGGAAG GACAACCTGAAGATCCCAGGATCGGTGACATCCCGCATTAATCTGTGGATCAGCCGAGCTCAGGAGCCTGCcaaggaggaaaacagcaag GAAATCCGGAGAATCAACAGCCTGGCAAAGCGAGAGATCTGGATAAAGCAGCCTGGAGACACCTCTGGAGACACCAAG ttgcAGTAA
- the TNNT2 gene encoding troponin T, cardiac muscle isoform X1 produces MSDTEEVTEEYEQEQEEECVEEEEEEWIEEDDGQEEQVEEAEEETQEAKAEEEEDETKAAGEGGEGEREQEPGEGESKPKPKLFMPNLVPPKIPDGERLDFDDIHRKRMEKDLNELQALIEAHFESRKKEEEELLSLKDRIEQRRAERAEQQRIRSEREKERQARMAEERARKEEEEARKRAEEEARKKKAFSNMLHFGGYMQKSEKKGGKKQTEREKKKKILSERRKPLNIDHLSEEKLRDKAKELWQNIRDLEAEKFDLQEKFKRQKYEINVLRNRISDHQKVKGSKGARGKTMVGSRWK; encoded by the exons ATGTCCGACACGGAGGAGGTCACCGAGGAGTATGAGCA ggagcaggaag AGGAGTGCGTGGAGGAAG AAGAGGAAGAATGGATAGAGGAAGACGACG GTCAGGAAGAGCAGGTAGAGGAGGCGGAGGAGGAGACCCAAGAAGCCAAGGCAGAAG aagaagaagatgaaacgaaagcagcaggagaag GTGGAGAGGGAGAGCgagagcaggagcctggggaAG GTGAATCGAAGCCAAAACCCAA GCTCTTCATGCCCAACCTGGTGCCTCCCAAGATCCCAGATGGCGAGAGACTGGATTTTGAC GACATTCACCGCAAGCGCATGGAGAAGGACCTGAACGAGCTGCAGGCCCTCATCGAAGCCCACTTTGAGagcaggaagaaggaggaagaggagctccTGTCCCTCAAGGACAGGATT GAGCAGCGGCGGGCGGAGCGGGCGGAGCAGCAGCGGATCCGCAGCGAGCGGGAGAAGGAGCGCCAGGCCCGCATGGCC GAAGAACGAGCTcgcaaggaggaggaggaggcgcgGAAGAGGGCGGAGGAGGAGGCGCGCAAGAAGAAGGCCTTCTCCAACATGCTGCACTTTGGGGGCTACATGCAGAAG TCAGAGAAAAAGGGTGGGAAGAAGCAAACGGAGcgggagaagaagaagaagatcCTCAGTGAGCGACGGAAGCCCCTGAACATCGACCACCTCAGCGAGGAGAAGCTGAg ggaCAAGGCCAAGGAGCTGTGGCAGAACATCCGTGACCTGGAGGCTGAGAAATTTGACCTGCAGGAGAAGTTTAAGCGGCAGAAATATGAG ATCAATGTCCTTCGGAACCGCATCAGTGACCACCAGAAAGT CAAAGG ATCCAAGGGTGCCCGTGGGAAGACCATGGTGGGCAGCCGTTGGAAGTAG
- the TNNT2 gene encoding troponin T, cardiac muscle isoform X2 has protein sequence MSDTEEVTEEYEQEQEEECVEEGQEEQVEEAEEETQEAKAEEEEDETKAAGEGGEGEREQEPGEGESKPKPKLFMPNLVPPKIPDGERLDFDDIHRKRMEKDLNELQALIEAHFESRKKEEEELLSLKDRIEQRRAERAEQQRIRSEREKERQARMAEERARKEEEEARKRAEEEARKKKAFSNMLHFGGYMQKSEKKGGKKQTEREKKKKILSERRKPLNIDHLSEEKLRDKAKELWQNIRDLEAEKFDLQEKFKRQKYEINVLRNRISDHQKVKGSKGARGKTMVGSRWK, from the exons ATGTCCGACACGGAGGAGGTCACCGAGGAGTATGAGCA ggagcaggaag AGGAGTGCGTGGAGGAAG GTCAGGAAGAGCAGGTAGAGGAGGCGGAGGAGGAGACCCAAGAAGCCAAGGCAGAAG aagaagaagatgaaacgaaagcagcaggagaag GTGGAGAGGGAGAGCgagagcaggagcctggggaAG GTGAATCGAAGCCAAAACCCAA GCTCTTCATGCCCAACCTGGTGCCTCCCAAGATCCCAGATGGCGAGAGACTGGATTTTGAC GACATTCACCGCAAGCGCATGGAGAAGGACCTGAACGAGCTGCAGGCCCTCATCGAAGCCCACTTTGAGagcaggaagaaggaggaagaggagctccTGTCCCTCAAGGACAGGATT GAGCAGCGGCGGGCGGAGCGGGCGGAGCAGCAGCGGATCCGCAGCGAGCGGGAGAAGGAGCGCCAGGCCCGCATGGCC GAAGAACGAGCTcgcaaggaggaggaggaggcgcgGAAGAGGGCGGAGGAGGAGGCGCGCAAGAAGAAGGCCTTCTCCAACATGCTGCACTTTGGGGGCTACATGCAGAAG TCAGAGAAAAAGGGTGGGAAGAAGCAAACGGAGcgggagaagaagaagaagatcCTCAGTGAGCGACGGAAGCCCCTGAACATCGACCACCTCAGCGAGGAGAAGCTGAg ggaCAAGGCCAAGGAGCTGTGGCAGAACATCCGTGACCTGGAGGCTGAGAAATTTGACCTGCAGGAGAAGTTTAAGCGGCAGAAATATGAG ATCAATGTCCTTCGGAACCGCATCAGTGACCACCAGAAAGT CAAAGG ATCCAAGGGTGCCCGTGGGAAGACCATGGTGGGCAGCCGTTGGAAGTAG